In the Flavobacterium sp. 90 genome, ATATACAGAAGTAAACATTCAGGGTACAGCAATTATGCTTGATATTTTAGCAAATAAGGAGAATTCTGTTGAGAAGATTGTTATTGCTTCTTCTCGTTCTATATATGGAGAAGGGAAATACAAACATCCAAAATTAGGAATCGTATATCCAACTCATAGAAAAGAAAATGATATGTTGGCGGGGAACTTTGAGCTTACTTTTTCTGATGAGCAAGAGCTTGAGTTGTTGGCAACAGATGAAGAATCTAAAATTCATCCATCATCTGTTTATGGAATTACAAAACAAAACCAAGAGCAAATGATTATGACAGTATGCCCAACGATAGGTATTGCTCCGGTTGGTTTTAGATATCAAAATGTTTACGGGCCTGGTCAATCATTGTCGAATCCATATACAGGAATTTTGTCTATTTTTTCTACGCAGATAAGAAACAATAATCCGATTCAGATTTTTGAAGATGGAAAAGAAACGAGAGATTTTGTTTTTATTGATGATGTTGTAGCGGCTACAATTCTTGGAATTGAAAAAGAAGAAGCAAACGGACAAGTATTTAATGTTGGTACAGGTGTAGCAACTGATGTTCTTGAAGTTGCTAATTCATTAATAAAAGCATATAATATTAATGTACCAGTAACCGTAACAGGTAGATTTAGATTAGGTGATATTCGTCATAATTATGCTGATTTAACTAAAATTAAAGAACTTTTAGGATTTGAACCTACTGTTTATTTTAAAGAAGGAATTGAGAAATTCTCTGCTTGGGTATTACAACAAGAAATCCAGGAGGACAAATTAAGTAAGTCACTAGAAGAGATGAAGAAGAAAGGCCTTTTAAAATGATAATTGAAGAAGCTCTTAATAATAAAAACATATTATTTTTTTCGGTTCAAACTTTTAATCTCGAAAAAGAAATTATTAAAAAGTTAGAATTTTTAGGTGCAAACGTAGAATATTATGATGAACGACCTTCAAACAGTAACTTAACAAAAGGTATTATTAGACTTAAAAGAAGTTTACTTCAATTAAAAATAAACAAATATTATAATAAAATATTAAGTGATATAAGTGATAAAAAATATGATTTTTTATTCGTGAATAAAGGAGAAGTTGTACCTGCTTTTTTTTTAGAAAAATTTCAAGAAGTTCAACCCCACTGTCAGTTTATTTTTTATACTTGGGATTCTTTTTCAAATAATAAAAATGCTTTGAATATTTTAAAGTATTTTCATAAAAAATTCTCATTTGATTCTGATGATGCCGTCAAGTATGGATTAGAATTTAGGCCACTTTTTTATTTAGATTTTTATAAGGATATTGATTCTATTTCGAGCGTAGAAATAAAAAACGATTTACTTTTTCTGGGAACAGCACATTCTGATAGATATAAAATAAGTAATAGTATCGCAGACTGGTGTGAAAGAAATCAACTGAAGTCATATTGTTATTACTATATGCAGGGAAGATTAGTTTATTTTTATAAAAAGTTATTTGATAGAACATTTAAAGAGTTCGATTATAAAAAGTTAAGCTTCGCAAGCTTAAAGGGTGAAGATTTATTTAAGCTATATCAAAAATCAAAAGTTGTTTTGGACATAAATCATCCCGGACAGAAAGGATTAACAATGCGTACTTTTGAAACAATAGGTGCCAAACGAAAAATGATTACTACAAACACAGAAGTTAGAAAGTATAAATTCTATAATCCTAATAACATACTGATTATTGATAGGGAGAATATAAAGTTGAATAAAGAATTTTTTGAATCTGATTATAATGAAGTTGATAAAGATTTGTATGAAAAAATGTCATTGAAAGGATGGCTATCTTGTTTATTTATTAATAGTGAGCCAAATATTTGGATCGAAGGAATTGAATAGAATAATGGAATCTACAATACTCGGAATACTTCTAATGATTATAATGTTGCTTTATTTTAAAGTAGCTAATAGATTTAATATTATTGATAAGCCAAATCAAAGAAGTTCCCACACAGAGATCACTTTAAGAGGAGGTGGAATTATCTTTTGGTTTTCGTCCTTGCTTTATTTTTTACAACATGTTCAGAATAACTACTTTTTCTTTACGGGAATAACTTTAGTTAGTCTTGTGAGTTTTTGGGATGACATTCAAAGCTTATCCAACAAAATCCGAATTTCAATTCATTTTTTGGCAATTACACTAATATTTTATGACCTTGGATTGTTTAATTTAGTGCCAATCTGGGGAACTATAATTGCATATGTTTTGGCAATCGGATTGATTAATGCCTATAATTTCATGGATGGTATTAATGGTATTACAGGACTTTATACTTTAGTGGTTATGGGAGCTTTGTTATATGTTAATACCAATCTACAATGGTTTACAGATGGCAATTTCATAAAATATGGGATGATTGCCAGTGTTGTTTTCTTATTTTTTAATTATAGAAAAAAAGCAAAATGTTTCGCGGGTGATGTTGGTAGTATTGCAATTGCATTTTGGATTATTTATTTGGTTCTTAAATTAGTTCTGGTTACAAATTCTTTAGTATGGTTGTTGTTTTTGGCTGTTTACGGAGTTGATGCAGTTTGTACAATAATGCATAGATTGTATCTCAAAGAAAATATTTTTGAAGCACATCGTCTACATTTATATCAGGTTCTGAGTAATGAATACCAAATACAACATAGATTAGTGTCGCTGTATTATGCTTTAGTTCAAATTGCCATTTCAGCTCTAGTCGTCTTTTTATATCAAAAAATACAGGACATACTATTGTTTTTAATTGTCATAATTCCTTTATTATTGATTTATACGATTAAATTTTATTTGTTGAATAAGAAAAAATTAAAACTGGATATATGATTCCAAAAGTAATTGAAGGAGGTAATTTCTCAGATCATCGAGGAACTATTTCTTATGTTAATGATTTTAGGTTTGAGGATATTGAAAGATTTTACATAATTAGTAATTCTGAAGAGAATCCTGTTCGCGCTTGGCAAGGACATAAGTTGGACGCAAAAAATTTTTACTGTATCAGCGGATCGTTTAAAATTCATTTTGTTAAAATTGATAATTGGGAAAATCCGTCTAAAAATTTGAAAATAGAAACAATATTTGTTTCTGCCTCAGAAAGTAAGATTGTTCATATACCAGCAGGATATGCAAATGCAATCGAATCATTAGAAAAAGATTCTAAATTAATCTCATTTTCTACTTTGCCATTAGCAAATGTTAAAGAAGATGATGCTCGTTATAGTGCTGATTATTGGAAAATTCATGAATAACAACAGAGTTTTTTTATCACTATCTCAACAAAGTGGTTTTGAACAAGGTTATGTTCAAAAGGCATTAGATACTAATTGGATAACTTCAGGCGGACCAAATGTCTGCGAATTTGAAGAGAAATTAGAAAGTTATCTTGGTGATGAATCTTTAGCGATTGCTTTAAATTCGGGAACTTCGGCCATTCACTTAGCCTTGGTTTTACTGGGTGTCAAAACTGGAGATGAAGTGATTTGTCAAAGTATGACTTTTTCAGCTTCTGCCAACCCTATTCTGTATCAAGGAGCAATTCCTGTTTTTGTTGATAGTGAATCTGAAACTTGGAATATTTGCCCGGAGAATCTCGAAATTGCAATAAAAGACAGAATCAAAAAAGGTAAAAAACCAAAAGCAATTATTGCTGTTCATATTTATGGGAATCCCTATAAAATTGATGAGATTCATTCTATAGCAGATAAATATCAAATTCCAATTATTGAAGATAGTGCTGAAGCGCTTGGTAGTTCTTACAAAGGAAAAAAGTGCGGAACGTTTGGTGATTTTGGTGTTTTTTCATTTAATGGAAACAAAATTATTACAGCTTCAAGCGGAGGAGTATTAATTACCAAATCAAAATCATTAAAAGAAAAAGCTGTTTTTTATGCCAATCAGTCAAAAGATAAAGCGGTGCATTATCAACATAGTGAAATTGGATACAATTATAGAATGAGCAACATCTGTGCTGGTATTGGTCTTGGACAAATGTCGATTTTGGAAAAAAATATTGCTGCCCGAAGGGAAATGAATTTTTTTTATGATGAAATTTATGATGAAATTTTCAACGTAAAATTATATAAAAATACGAATGAAGATTATTTCTCAAATTATTGGTTAAGTGCAATCTTGATTGAACCTAATGTTGAAAATAATTTACAAAGAGAAAGCTTAAGAGATGCTTTTGAAAATGAAAACATTGAATCTCGTCCGTTATGGAAGCCTTTACATTTACAGCCGGTTTTTGAAAAATATCCCTATTATGGAAATAAAGTTGCAGAAGACTTATTCAGAAGAGGTTTATGTTTGCCTTCAGGATCAAATCTTACCGAGAATGATAAAAATAGAATCAAAGAGGTAATAAAAACTTTTTTTGAAAAAATATGAAATTTTAGACTTAGAAATATATTATGAAGATAGAAAAAACATTTATAAAGGATTTAGTAGTGGTTGAACCTACAGTTTTTGGAGATGAGAGAGGTTATTTTTTTGAAGCTTACAGCAAGACCAAATTTAGTGATTTAGGCATTAATATCGAGTTTGTACAGGACAATCAATCTTATTCTAAAAAAGGAACATTACGTGGTTTACATTATCAAAATCCTCCTTTTGCCCAAACAAAATTGGTACGTGTTTTAGAAGGAGAAATTATAGATGTTGCTGTAGATTTAAGAAAAGATTCTCCAACCTACGGAAAAGCATTTAGTGTTTTATTATCTGCGGAAAATAAAAAACAATTATTGGTACCCCAAGGTTTTGCTCATGGATTTTCAGTAATAAGTGAAACGGCATCGGTAATGTACAAATGTGATCAATTTTACAATAAGGCTTCTGAAGGAGGAATCAAATTTGATGATCCATCATTAAGCATTGATTGGGGAATCAGTTTAGAGGAAGCCATAGTTTCTGAAAAAGATCAAGTTCTTCCTTCTATTGATAATTGTAATAGTTTATTTTAATGAAAAAGATTCTTGTAACAGGAGCTAATGGACAATTAGGGTCTGAACTGACAGTTTTATCTTCAAAATATCCACAATATGAATGGTGTTTTG is a window encoding:
- a CDS encoding glycosyltransferase family 4 protein; this translates as MESTILGILLMIIMLLYFKVANRFNIIDKPNQRSSHTEITLRGGGIIFWFSSLLYFLQHVQNNYFFFTGITLVSLVSFWDDIQSLSNKIRISIHFLAITLIFYDLGLFNLVPIWGTIIAYVLAIGLINAYNFMDGINGITGLYTLVVMGALLYVNTNLQWFTDGNFIKYGMIASVVFLFFNYRKKAKCFAGDVGSIAIAFWIIYLVLKLVLVTNSLVWLLFLAVYGVDAVCTIMHRLYLKENIFEAHRLHLYQVLSNEYQIQHRLVSLYYALVQIAISALVVFLYQKIQDILLFLIVIIPLLLIYTIKFYLLNKKKLKLDI
- a CDS encoding WxcM-like domain-containing protein; the encoded protein is MIPKVIEGGNFSDHRGTISYVNDFRFEDIERFYIISNSEENPVRAWQGHKLDAKNFYCISGSFKIHFVKIDNWENPSKNLKIETIFVSASESKIVHIPAGYANAIESLEKDSKLISFSTLPLANVKEDDARYSADYWKIHE
- the rfbC gene encoding dTDP-4-dehydrorhamnose 3,5-epimerase, whose product is MKIEKTFIKDLVVVEPTVFGDERGYFFEAYSKTKFSDLGINIEFVQDNQSYSKKGTLRGLHYQNPPFAQTKLVRVLEGEIIDVAVDLRKDSPTYGKAFSVLLSAENKKQLLVPQGFAHGFSVISETASVMYKCDQFYNKASEGGIKFDDPSLSIDWGISLEEAIVSEKDQVLPSIDNCNSLF
- a CDS encoding aminotransferase class I/II-fold pyridoxal phosphate-dependent enzyme, which encodes MNNNRVFLSLSQQSGFEQGYVQKALDTNWITSGGPNVCEFEEKLESYLGDESLAIALNSGTSAIHLALVLLGVKTGDEVICQSMTFSASANPILYQGAIPVFVDSESETWNICPENLEIAIKDRIKKGKKPKAIIAVHIYGNPYKIDEIHSIADKYQIPIIEDSAEALGSSYKGKKCGTFGDFGVFSFNGNKIITASSGGVLITKSKSLKEKAVFYANQSKDKAVHYQHSEIGYNYRMSNICAGIGLGQMSILEKNIAARREMNFFYDEIYDEIFNVKLYKNTNEDYFSNYWLSAILIEPNVENNLQRESLRDAFENENIESRPLWKPLHLQPVFEKYPYYGNKVAEDLFRRGLCLPSGSNLTENDKNRIKEVIKTFFEKI
- a CDS encoding lipopolysaccharide biosynthesis protein, whose amino-acid sequence is MIIEEALNNKNILFFSVQTFNLEKEIIKKLEFLGANVEYYDERPSNSNLTKGIIRLKRSLLQLKINKYYNKILSDISDKKYDFLFVNKGEVVPAFFLEKFQEVQPHCQFIFYTWDSFSNNKNALNILKYFHKKFSFDSDDAVKYGLEFRPLFYLDFYKDIDSISSVEIKNDLLFLGTAHSDRYKISNSIADWCERNQLKSYCYYYMQGRLVYFYKKLFDRTFKEFDYKKLSFASLKGEDLFKLYQKSKVVLDINHPGQKGLTMRTFETIGAKRKMITTNTEVRKYKFYNPNNILIIDRENIKLNKEFFESDYNEVDKDLYEKMSLKGWLSCLFINSEPNIWIEGIE
- a CDS encoding NAD-dependent epimerase/dehydratase family protein; translation: MKNILITGGAGFIGSNLALKLIEKGHKITVLDNLSKQIHGENPEVTSPLFKSIKDKVTFIEGTVTSREDWTKALENQNVVVHFAAETGTGQSMYCIEKYTEVNIQGTAIMLDILANKENSVEKIVIASSRSIYGEGKYKHPKLGIVYPTHRKENDMLAGNFELTFSDEQELELLATDEESKIHPSSVYGITKQNQEQMIMTVCPTIGIAPVGFRYQNVYGPGQSLSNPYTGILSIFSTQIRNNNPIQIFEDGKETRDFVFIDDVVAATILGIEKEEANGQVFNVGTGVATDVLEVANSLIKAYNINVPVTVTGRFRLGDIRHNYADLTKIKELLGFEPTVYFKEGIEKFSAWVLQQEIQEDKLSKSLEEMKKKGLLK